Part of the Halorhabdus utahensis DSM 12940 genome, GGCCTACGAGGTCTCGGGAGAACCGGTCGTCGGATTCATCAAGCGCGTCGAACACAATGTCGCCAATCGGTATCTCTTCATGGAGTTTCGCGTATCGAACCTGGCCAGTGCAATCGAGAGTGAAGGACTGACCGATGGGGATGCAAGCACTCACTTCTCACAGGTGGTCAACTCCGACAATACCGTCCAAGCGGATACGCGAGCTCTGGCGGGTGACGGACAGGAATCCACCGTCCTCGGCACGTACGGTAACGAGGAGACGATCCGGCAGGCGATGGCCGAACCCGCCGACGGACAGAACCGAACGAGCGGCGTTCGGATCATCGAGAACAATCCGACCGTCCTGGATGAGGCCTACGCCGTCGGGTACGCCTCGGTCGGGGGTGACGTGATCGATCCCTCGTGGACAATCGTCACGCACGCCCCGACGAGCGATCTGTTCGGGTTCGTCCAAACAATATCGAAGTGGGGCCAGATCGTGACGATTCTGGCCGCCATCATGATCGGTGGCGTCGGGGCCATCCTCGGGTATTCGACGGCGAGTTCCGTCGATCGGCTCCGGCGGAAAGCCGAGGAGATCGAACAAGGGAACCTCGACGTGGCGATCCACACGACGCGGATCGACTCGATCGGCCGGTTATATGATGGCTTCGCGAACATGCGGGATTCGCTGCGCGAGCAGATCGACGAGGCCGAACAAGCCCGCAAGGAGGCCGAGGTCTCCCGGGCCGAAGCCATGGAGATGAACCAGTATCTCCAGGAGAAGGCGGAGGAATACAGCCAGACGATGGAACAGTGTGCGGCCGGTGATCTCACCCGTCGGATGGACATCGACGGGGAGAACGAGGCGATGGACCGGATCGCCAGCGAGTTCAACGAGATGATCGACGAGCTCGAGAAGACGACGGGTCAGCTCAAGAGCTTCGCCGACGAGGTCGAGGAGGCCGGCGAGATCGTCCAAAACTCCTCGGACAGCGTCCAGGAAGCCGCAGAACAGGTGGCGAGCTCCGTCCAGCGGATCTCCGACGACGCCTACGAACAGCAGGAACGCCTCCAGGAGATCTCCGAGGAGATCGATGGGCTGTCCGCCCGACTCGACGAGTTCGCGGCCGAGCACCCGGACGTCGACTTCGAGGACCAACTCGCCCAGATCGACGAGGTCGCCCGGACGGTCGCCGATGTCGTCGACTTGGCTGAAGAAACACTCGAAGAGTCCGAGAGCGTCGCGGGCGCGGCCGAGGAACAGGCCGCCGAACTCAACGAGGTCTCACAGCGTGCCGAGGACCTCATCCGCTACGCCGGGCCGCTACACGACGTGCTTGATCGGTTCGAAACCCAGTCAGAACACGAGTTCTACTTCCCGACCGGGCCGCGTGACGACGGGCCAAACGAGCAGTAAGGCGTCGATAGCTTCGCATTCCCCGTCCGAATCGACATTTTCCGCCGGGTTCGACCGCCGATTTGTGTTGTCCTGTCACCCGTCGCGCTGTCGCCGTTCCTCTCCGCGTTGGCATCGCGACGCGAAGAACAGCAACATTTAACCCTAGAAATGGCGAGTACACAGACGTACTATGAGCCTTTTGATGGGACTCGACCTGGGGACGTCAGGCGTGAAAACCCTCGTTGCCGACGCCGACGGGGAGGTCCTCGCGACAAACACCGAGGAGTACCCGCTGTACCAGCCCGAGGTCGGCTGGTCCGAACAGGATCCGGCTGACTGGTGGGCGGCCACCCTCGACGGCATCGAGGCCGTCCTCGAGGACCCCGCCGTCGATCCGGAAGACGTCGAGGCACTGGGACTCACCGGCCAGATGCACGGCTCGGTCTTCCTCGACGGGGAGGGCGAGGTCCTGCGCCCGGCGATCCTCTGGAACGACACGCGGACGTCGGCTCAGTGTGACGAGATCGAGGAGCGCGTCGGCGAGGATCGGATCATCGAACTCGCCTCGAACCCGCCGTTCGAGGGCTTCACCGCGCCGAAGATTCTCTGGGTGCAGGAGCACGAACCCGAGGTCTACGACCAGACCGAGTCCATCCTGCTCCCGAAGGACTTCATCCGGTATAAACTGACCGAGGCGTTCGCCACCGACGTCAGCGACGCTTCCGGGAC contains:
- a CDS encoding HAMP domain-containing protein, which translates into the protein MSNNPDIESEDDDAGGGPIGRLLATIVPDVIRKRFALKFGLVLVMMGLILAGIGFTATGALAEQVEEDTRAEYERLASQQASIVEQWIQRNAVTADLASTNDGLGADLSEKATLNRQLARPLFSKVSEGAHGIYLLSPDNGTEVLAMQYTGDTLEEINRGALQSRTIPVSETDHPLLSELQLGIDEYPQVQMTEAYEVSGEPVVGFIKRVEHNVANRYLFMEFRVSNLASAIESEGLTDGDASTHFSQVVNSDNTVQADTRALAGDGQESTVLGTYGNEETIRQAMAEPADGQNRTSGVRIIENNPTVLDEAYAVGYASVGGDVIDPSWTIVTHAPTSDLFGFVQTISKWGQIVTILAAIMIGGVGAILGYSTASSVDRLRRKAEEIEQGNLDVAIHTTRIDSIGRLYDGFANMRDSLREQIDEAEQARKEAEVSRAEAMEMNQYLQEKAEEYSQTMEQCAAGDLTRRMDIDGENEAMDRIASEFNEMIDELEKTTGQLKSFADEVEEAGEIVQNSSDSVQEAAEQVASSVQRISDDAYEQQERLQEISEEIDGLSARLDEFAAEHPDVDFEDQLAQIDEVARTVADVVDLAEETLEESESVAGAAEEQAAELNEVSQRAEDLIRYAGPLHDVLDRFETQSEHEFYFPTGPRDDGPNEQ